The proteins below come from a single Stomoxys calcitrans chromosome 1, idStoCalc2.1, whole genome shotgun sequence genomic window:
- the LOC106094241 gene encoding uncharacterized protein LOC106094241, whose protein sequence is MNFFHTLAILVTVISLTQVQADVSVSGEKKHNDVRNEGYTYPQPQVKQDDDKQKGDSTTYRHSKPKAIDDPLPEKVNYVYPVVVDFHHAEEHQWKPLFEPVFAPSYLTPKEELSPPLDKYRAKDSFKHTITRKPYSSNSSSLKSQTATSAGKSHSTTTQRTTTLKPKTTTTTRKVITTTTPKRTSTTRKTPTTKATTPRSTITTRFTTPRIYATTKKLSTTTKAPAIHRPILFEPQSMEDEYKPEMQYPAKFNAFKTGDEDMVYVNHHHGPKSSFELFNVHDEIPLLSSPPEVIFKPGDDTSFADDLTVFDDYEHTFGPPRRWPKHSTTTAKPEDYSTSPKSLGHESLDDKSSDVTANSNHGYVYEKPSLAFET, encoded by the exons ATG AATTTTTTCCACACACTTGCGATACTGGTGACAGTAATTTCATTAACACAAGTCCAAGCTGATGTTTCCGTGTCAGGGGAGAAAAAGCACAACGATGTGAGAAATGAAGGCTACACCTACCCACAACCCCAAGTAAAACAGGATGATGACAAACAAAAGGGTGACTCCACAACCTACAGGCATTCCAAACCTAAAGCCATAGATGATCCCTTGCCAGAGAAAGTGAATTATGTGTATCCTGTGGTGGTGGACTTTCACCATGCAGAGGAACATCAATGGAAGCCTTTGTTCGAACCAGTTTTTGCTCCCAGCTATTTAACACCCAAAGAGGAGTTATCACCGCCTTTGGATAAATATAGGGCAAAGGATAGTTTCAAGCATACCATAACCAGAAAACCTTACAGTTCGAATAGTTCCTCTTTGAAAAGTCAAACTGCAACAAGTGCCGGCAAAAGTCATAGCACAACTACTCAAAGAACTACAACCTTAAAGCCCAAGACCACTACAACTACAAGAAAAGTGATAACAACCACCACTCCCAAAAGGACAAGCACAACCCGCAAAACTCCAACAACCAAAGCCACAACTCCCAGAAGTACAATCACAACTAGATTTACAACTCCCAGAATTTATGCCACCACAAAAAAATTGAGCACCACCACCAAAGCTCCTGCGATACATCGACCAATTCTATTCGAACCACAATCTATGGAAGATGAGTATAAACCGGAAATGCAATATCCAGCCAAATTCAATGCCTTCAAGACAGGCGATGAGGATATGGTGTATGTCAATCACCATCATGGTCCCAAATCCAGTTTCGAGTTATTCAATGTTCATGATGAAATTCCATTGTTATCATCGCCACCTGAGGTGATTTTCAAACCGGGAGATGATACCTCATTTGCCGATGATCTCACAGTGTTCGATGACTATGAGCACACATTTGGTCCTCCAAGGCGGTGGCCTAAGCACAGCACTACAACAGCGAAACCTGAGGATTATTCCACTTCCCCCAAAAGTTTAGGGCATGAGTCGTTAGACGACAAATCCTCCGATGTTACTGCAAACTCGAATCATGGCTATGTTTATGAAAAGCCTTCCCTAGCATTTGAAACGTAG